One stretch of Balneola sp. MJW-20 DNA includes these proteins:
- the atpA gene encoding F0F1 ATP synthase subunit alpha has protein sequence MSQVRPDEVSAILRKQLSGFDNEAEVYDVGTVLEVGDGIARVFGLSQVQAGELVELPDSKDENGNSVTGMVLNLEEDNVGIVLFGASSSVEEGHSVKRTKDIASINIGDGVLGRVIDPLGNPLDGKGPISGKTIRVPLERKAPGVIYREPVTEPIQTGLKAIDSLIPIGRGQRELIIGDRQTGKTSVAVDTILNQKETQDGDKPVFCIYVAVGQKGSTVANIQKVLEDNGAMEYSVIVSAPASTTAPLRYVAPFAGAAIGEFFRDTGRHALVVYDDLSKQAVAYREMSLLLKRPPGREAYPGDVFYLHSRLLERAAKIIDNDDVAREMNNIPEELKPMVKGGGSLTALPVIETQAGDVSAYIPTNVISITDGQIFLDTDLFNQGIRPAIDVGTSVSRVGGSAQVKSMKKLSGTLKLDLAQYRELEAFAKFGSDLDASTQAQLRKGERTVELLKQDVYQPLAVEKQIALLKINNVGLLDKLKVNKISEFEEQFLENISLKYEKEMDALSKSGVLDDAFGDKLVEAAQHVIDQITATD, from the coding sequence ATGAGTCAAGTCAGACCAGACGAAGTTTCTGCCATACTACGCAAACAATTATCCGGTTTCGATAATGAAGCTGAAGTATATGATGTAGGTACTGTACTAGAAGTAGGTGACGGTATTGCACGTGTATTCGGGCTGTCACAGGTACAGGCCGGTGAATTGGTAGAACTACCGGATTCAAAAGATGAAAACGGAAATAGTGTAACCGGAATGGTACTTAACCTTGAAGAGGATAATGTAGGTATCGTACTTTTCGGTGCATCCAGTTCCGTAGAAGAAGGTCATTCTGTAAAGAGAACCAAAGATATCGCCTCCATTAATATTGGAGATGGCGTTCTCGGTCGTGTGATCGACCCTCTTGGTAATCCTCTTGATGGTAAAGGACCTATCTCAGGTAAAACGATCAGAGTCCCTCTGGAACGTAAGGCGCCAGGTGTTATCTATCGTGAGCCTGTAACTGAGCCTATTCAGACTGGTTTGAAAGCGATCGACTCTTTGATCCCGATTGGAAGGGGACAGCGTGAGTTGATTATTGGTGACCGCCAGACAGGTAAAACCTCTGTAGCTGTCGATACCATTCTTAATCAGAAAGAAACTCAGGATGGTGACAAGCCGGTTTTCTGTATTTATGTGGCAGTTGGCCAGAAAGGCTCTACGGTTGCTAATATCCAGAAAGTACTGGAAGATAATGGTGCTATGGAGTATTCAGTGATCGTATCTGCTCCTGCCAGTACTACTGCGCCTCTGAGATATGTTGCTCCGTTTGCCGGTGCAGCAATTGGAGAGTTCTTCCGCGATACCGGACGACATGCCTTGGTAGTTTATGATGATCTTTCAAAGCAGGCAGTAGCTTATCGTGAGATGTCCCTTCTGCTTAAAAGACCTCCGGGACGTGAAGCATATCCCGGTGACGTATTTTATCTTCACAGCCGTCTTCTGGAGCGTGCTGCTAAGATCATTGATAATGATGACGTAGCACGTGAAATGAACAATATACCTGAAGAACTGAAGCCTATGGTTAAGGGCGGTGGTTCTCTCACCGCATTGCCTGTAATTGAAACACAGGCCGGTGATGTTTCAGCTTATATTCCAACAAACGTAATTTCTATTACTGATGGACAGATCTTTTTGGATACTGATTTGTTTAATCAGGGTATCAGACCTGCGATCGATGTGGGTACTTCCGTATCCCGTGTGGGTGGTTCTGCTCAGGTTAAATCCATGAAAAAGCTTTCCGGTACACTGAAGCTTGATCTTGCTCAGTATCGCGAACTGGAAGCATTTGCTAAATTCGGTTCAGATCTGGATGCTTCTACTCAGGCTCAGCTAAGAAAGGGTGAGCGAACAGTAGAGCTTCTGAAGCAGGACGTATATCAGCCGCTGGCAGTTGAAAAGCAGATCGCGCTGCTTAAAATAAACAACGTCGGATTACTTGATAAATTAAAAGTAAATAAGATCAGTGAGTTTGAAGAGCAATTTCTCGAGAATATTTCCTTGAAGTATGAGAAGGAAATGGATGCTCTATCCAAGAGTGGTGTACTCGATGATGCTTTTGGCGATAAGCTTGTTGAAGCAGCGCAACATGTAATTGACCAGATCACAGCAACGGACTAA
- the atpG gene encoding ATP synthase F1 subunit gamma codes for MANLRDIRNRITSVNNTQQITKAMKMVAAAKLRKAQERMTKTRPYANKIQDVAGRLVGSKTGSLPVMRSPEKTEKVLFIIVGSDRGLCGGFNNNLFKEVEKKLAAEFSSYMENDALSLITIGKKASSHFKKRNYDVIESFPGFFDDIQYEATSAIMERATDMFVSGNYDEVYIAYNEFKSVIAQTRKIQKVLPIDPAQLAGEDNSDSIEYIYEPGSEAILSKLLPLHLNIQLWRGVLESNASEQGARMTAMDSATENAKDLERDLRLEYNQARQSAITTEISEIVSGAQALEES; via the coding sequence ATGGCTAACTTACGCGACATACGTAACCGGATTACTTCAGTAAATAATACTCAGCAGATCACCAAAGCTATGAAGATGGTAGCAGCGGCTAAACTGAGAAAGGCACAGGAACGCATGACCAAAACGCGTCCATATGCCAATAAAATTCAGGATGTAGCCGGCCGACTGGTTGGCAGCAAGACGGGATCTTTGCCTGTTATGAGAAGTCCCGAAAAAACTGAAAAAGTATTATTTATTATTGTAGGTTCGGATCGCGGTCTTTGTGGCGGATTTAATAATAACCTCTTCAAAGAAGTGGAAAAAAAGTTAGCTGCAGAATTCAGTTCTTACATGGAGAACGACGCATTGTCGCTGATCACGATCGGTAAAAAGGCAAGCAGCCATTTTAAGAAGCGTAATTACGATGTGATTGAAAGTTTTCCGGGTTTCTTTGATGACATTCAGTATGAAGCAACATCAGCGATCATGGAAAGAGCAACTGATATGTTCGTTAGTGGCAATTATGATGAAGTTTATATTGCATATAATGAATTTAAATCGGTGATCGCTCAGACCCGTAAGATCCAGAAAGTGTTGCCCATCGATCCAGCGCAACTTGCCGGAGAAGACAACAGTGATTCAATTGAGTATATATACGAGCCAGGCTCTGAAGCAATACTCTCAAAACTACTTCCCCTTCATTTGAATATTCAGTTATGGAGAGGAGTACTTGAATCCAATGCATCTGAACAGGGCGCACGTATGACTGCGATGGACAGTGCTACTGAAAATGCAAAAGACCTTGAAAGAGATCTCAGGCTTGAATATAATCAGGCTCGACAGAGTGCAATTACTACAGAAATTTCAGAAATTGTTTCCGGTGCTCAGGCACTTGAAGAATCATAG
- a CDS encoding TolC family protein, which yields MTARSFFKILFIMILIPSGSYAQDTLQITYPDFVQRVMQNSGKLDFDRQDVALAENRIDQAQSSRWIPSVRLQTQHGLVPAVRSDSVLPWGDPLPKDEYYLDPNLRNDWNNWAIYNRGELSAVQPLYTWGAINKAVDAARKGAESARYQFEAQKVDMEIRLFELYFSYVLALEIERLLGEADDTIGKVERQINDMEEEGDPDLDISEVYKFRIFQSEFEIQREEVYRNLEFIQETWNYFLRDGNNSVYEPQVRFLDPVSKEFQDISFYQQAAFNNRPELKALKAGEEATDTYIESLKRQNLPGLFVGGYIRYANTPNRPFQDNPFIENTTNFFNGGFGFTIRQNLNFFQMRSNLERSRIELRKVSYARDAARDGVLLEVNNNYRKARVADIRVKRTDDALVTSKEWKRQEQQDYDFGIGEVKDLIDSMKKELELKLQLKQFIFEYNKSLAELNKSAGIPLTTLITN from the coding sequence ATGACAGCACGAAGCTTCTTTAAAATTCTTTTCATAATGATCCTGATCCCCTCAGGATCTTACGCACAGGATACCCTGCAGATTACATATCCGGACTTTGTACAAAGGGTGATGCAGAACTCAGGTAAACTGGATTTCGATCGTCAGGATGTCGCTCTGGCAGAGAACAGGATCGATCAGGCTCAGTCCTCCCGTTGGATACCCAGTGTTAGGCTTCAGACTCAGCATGGATTAGTTCCGGCAGTAAGAAGTGATAGTGTGCTTCCCTGGGGCGATCCTCTGCCTAAGGACGAATATTACCTTGATCCTAATCTCAGAAACGACTGGAACAATTGGGCTATTTATAACCGGGGTGAATTAAGTGCAGTACAACCTTTGTATACCTGGGGTGCTATTAATAAAGCGGTAGATGCAGCAAGGAAGGGAGCAGAATCCGCACGTTACCAGTTCGAAGCTCAGAAAGTGGACATGGAAATTCGCTTATTTGAATTGTATTTCAGTTATGTGCTTGCACTTGAGATCGAAAGACTATTAGGGGAAGCAGATGATACGATAGGTAAAGTAGAGCGTCAGATAAATGATATGGAAGAAGAGGGGGATCCGGACCTGGATATTTCTGAGGTGTATAAATTCCGCATCTTCCAATCAGAATTTGAGATCCAGAGGGAAGAAGTGTACCGGAACCTGGAATTTATACAGGAGACCTGGAATTATTTTTTAAGAGACGGGAATAACTCAGTTTATGAGCCTCAGGTGCGGTTTCTCGACCCGGTCAGTAAGGAATTCCAGGATATTTCCTTTTATCAGCAGGCAGCATTCAATAACCGGCCCGAATTGAAAGCACTGAAAGCCGGTGAAGAGGCTACCGATACCTACATAGAGTCTCTGAAAAGACAGAATCTGCCGGGTCTGTTCGTAGGAGGATATATCCGATATGCTAATACGCCTAACCGGCCATTTCAGGATAATCCATTTATAGAAAACACTACTAACTTTTTTAACGGTGGTTTCGGATTTACCATACGGCAGAATCTGAATTTCTTCCAAATGAGATCCAATCTAGAAAGATCCCGGATCGAACTCAGAAAAGTAAGCTATGCCAGGGATGCAGCCAGAGACGGTGTGCTCTTAGAAGTAAACAATAATTACCGAAAAGCCAGAGTAGCAGATATAAGAGTAAAAAGAACGGATGATGCCCTGGTAACTTCCAAAGAATGGAAAAGGCAGGAACAACAGGATTATGATTTCGGTATAGGGGAAGTGAAGGATCTTATCGATTCAATGAAAAAAGAACTGGAACTTAAACTTCAGTTAAAACAATTTATATTTGAGTACAACAAATCCCTGGCCGAACTAAATAAATCGGCAGGTATTCCGTTAACGACTCTGATCACAAACTGA